The following coding sequences are from one Sciurus carolinensis chromosome 11, mSciCar1.2, whole genome shotgun sequence window:
- the LOC124960104 gene encoding olfactory receptor 141-like, producing the protein MKNVTEIHSFVLRGFTDNTDVQIFLFFLFLVVYIFTVTGNLGLIVLVITDSKLHNPMYYFLSVLSSVDASYSTDIIPNMLANFISKSKIISFYGCATQSFLAVAFGTTECFLLAAMAYDRYVAIYNPLLYSVSMSPRVYVPLIIASCVGGILHAILHTVATFSLSFCGSNEIRHIFCDIPPLLAISCSDTHINELLLFLFVSSIEIVTILIVLISYGFILLAILKMHSAEGRRKVFSTCGSHLTGVSIYHGTILFMYMRPSSSYALEHDMIVSIFYSTVIPMLNPIIYSLRNKDVIEAMKKLFKKLVNE; encoded by the coding sequence atgaagaatgtcactgaaattcattcatttgtacTCCGGGGCTTCACAGACAATACAGACGTTcagatctttctctttttcctatttttagttgtttacatttttactGTAACAGGAAATTTGGGACTGATTGTACTGGTCATCACAGACTCCAAGCTCCACAATCCCATGTACTATTTTCTGAGTGTGTTGTCTTCTGTGGATGCCTCCTATTCCACAGATATTATCCCAAATATGTTAgcaaattttatatcaaaaagcaaaataatttcattctatgGATGTGCAACACAGTCATTTCTTGCTGTTGCTTTTGGAACCACAGAGTGCTTTCTCTTGGCAGCCATGGCttatgatcgctatgtggccatctacAACCCACTTCTCTACTCAGTGAGCATGTCACCCAGGGTCTATGTGCCACTCATCATTGCTTCCTGTGTTGGAGGAATTCTACATGCCATTTTACACACTGTGGCCACTTTTAGCCTGTCCTTTTGTGGGTCCAATGAAATTAGACATATATTCTGTGATATTCCTCCTCTATTGGCCATTTCTtgttctgacactcacataaatgaGCTTCTACTCTTCCTCTTTGTGAGCTCCATTGAGATAGTCACCATCCTGATTGTCCTGATTTCCTATGGCTTCATCCTGTTGGCTATTCTGAAGATGCATTCTgctgaagggaggaggaaagtgtTCTCTACCTGTGGTTCCCACCTGACTGGAGTGTCCATTTATCATGGGACCATCCTCTTCATGTACATGAGACCAAGTTCCAGCTATGCTTTGGAGCATGACATGATCGTGTCGATATTTTATAGCACTGTTATCCCTATGCTGAATCCCATTATCTACAGCTTGAGAAACAAAGATGTAATAGAGGCaatgaaaaaactttttaaaaaattggtgaatgaataa